A genomic window from Rhizobium sp. 007 includes:
- a CDS encoding non-ribosomal peptide synthetase/type I polyketide synthase, with protein MTGIHETAHADLDRIDIEDDQGPGGIAIIGMSGRFPGAPTVEALWDLVSDGRNAFSIFAPDEIEDCFTDEERAAANYVAARPHLPDVDMFDAEFFGMFAREAALTDPQHRVFLEICWEALENGGYDPHRYPGMIGVFAGSSMPTYLINNVLGDRAKAEEFASNYQIGCFQQLVGALNDALATRIAYKFDLRGPAFTLQSACSTSLLAVSQACQNLQTYACDMALAGGVSITLPQKRGYIYQEGGMASADGTCRPFDANADGTVFASGAGVVLLKRLEDARRDRDRIFAVIRGYGINNDGSDKVGFTAPSVRGQAEAISAALANAGVPAASIGYVECHGTATPLGDPIEFGGLKEAYLDIADARESCALGSVKGNVGHMDCAAGVSGLIKTALMLHRGKIPPMPNYSRPNPRLNIEESPFYIPTEMTDWPAQGHPRRAGVSAFGVGGTNVHVILEEAIGEDREACSDVTKPYILPLSARNPAALSAMRANLSAHLTERPEISLADVAATLQNGRCEFSHRFAISARTVEEARDKLGAERPADSIASDAPPVAFMFPGQGAQYVGMGAGLYDSEPEFARWIDRGAELLKPMLGLDLRIFICHSGPVPESMADEQRNTRIAQPCLYLVEYALARLWMSRGLRPYAMIGHSVGEFVAATLANVISFEDGLRLVASRGRLMQSQPQGAMVSVRADAQTVSAYLKGDVEIAAVNAPKLSVISGPFAEIDEVCSALEAGGIAFSRLHTSHAFHSPMMNEAAAALYDETAKVTYGTATVPYISCVTGDWQTAQQGTSPDYWARHCRDAVHFAAGLAKLCDGRKPILLEVGPGRTLSVFASQTVARDNLNTVIQSLPEHDRAPEAADVFAGAQGRLWMAGCVLEWPELPNGATAHLDLPVYPFQRQRHWIDAPPSARRNVGSYALSRSELQIVVEPSAAIQMPATVSVAPTNAPSSADRTPALECELLATLAEMSGNALRPADVAATFIELGFDSLFIGQFAQRIEKDYRVKISFRDLLSTIPSIANLAKHLDEKMPEKALAASPPPAAYLLAPAAVFAASEMPLAPTPSPSASMGEVQALIQSQIQLLQSLFAQQLQLLQSSATSPPVAVAESAATVSMPQAVLSIVPAPAAAAPSEAVDAPVTPAERLESVPLTEAQTEIWLAAQTGDEASCSFNLSISLTLDGEFDEAAFSKALSLVTDRHDALRIRFSRAGDYFRFADDFALKAPLVDFAGRPDGEAQLREMLDEDARTPFDLVDGPLARAFIARLAVDKHVFVFSGHHIICDGWSISVLLDELAMAYAAFRNGETPQFEPALSFATYATKLAPTPEKSEKDEQFWLDQFKEIPELPELPLDRTRPEHRNFASGTCTGYIEGDVYKALKKAGAQSGATLFSTLLAMLQVVVSRLSRQEDIVIAVPAAGQNLIGEAILFGHCVNLLPIRQTVASQTSFCEHLRATQRLVLQAVEHQSCTYGTLVRKLGVKRDSRRLPLTEIQFNLDHTAADQPFGNLTANMANNVKGFSNFDMFFCAFEEQNAVRIDVEYNAEVFDRSTIERWIQHFATLAEALSKNIDVEISRLPLLSDDERGWLIDGLNDTAANYPRDEHVVSLFARKASKQPDAIAAEHGGRSITYGRLEARSNQFARYIQEAIPEPGQRIALLVDRSLDMVVALLAIMKAGHTYVPMDLSHPEERLCQTLDVARVGGLICDSDAMASLAPANIPVIRIDEEAKAVGRMTSTALDALPPDSAAPAYVIFTSGSTGAPKGVEVSHRALTNFLLSMAKEPGFTDRDTILAVTTISFDIAGLELYLPLVTGGKMVIADRQQVQDGFAIVDLVEKSGATVLQATPTLWQMLVEAGLEDKPHLKMLCGGEPMPKELAKSLLKIGGELWNMYGPTETTVWSSVARITDAEAPITIGHPIANTQLYIVDRNNDIAPIGVTGELCIGGDGLANGYFDRLDLTEKAFVPISFGSNRPTRLYRTGDVGRRLANGSLQLLGRRDQQIKLRGFRIELGDIEAVVSKAPGVRQCAVVAAEKKSDGKLLVGYIVPEAGAEPSAAELSDFVTAKLPRYMVPTCWVTVSELPQTGNGKLDRKTLQQRGIPAHSTEAKKTKPRTPMEEQLAAIWQDILGSQDIGVDDNLYALGADSLTIFRMAARMLDANLPLEAKHLLRYPSIAQLARFAEQQIRRREKLSKRLSSMWCSVLNVDQLQPDDDFFAVGGNSVLAAKLLQEVEAAYKIVPNPEMISKFRTFQDFTAKIAKTLEGVDTESSLWELVTCKTGSSDAVVYTFNHPFLYYALATEIDDSISVHNLNMFSADLTSAPADMSVEDIARQAIEAMKIPVGTRRLALVGLCVNGILVMEISRQLRESGIDVRCTAAIDSWCPTFVSSLPKSRLMWWQTERRAKRVLHFTSKLMKGDITAQDYFRHFNISWKLMQLLHVKSAEPLESDRANAMVTAFMNSAAAHHNDPAIRDSSIVLVRSQAHNSRARKLRFGWRNAVAEDTPVLDLEGWHEDSLIDSGKALASLISARLGVSSDVSSGGIAH; from the coding sequence ATGACGGGAATTCACGAAACCGCCCACGCCGATCTCGATCGAATTGATATCGAGGACGATCAGGGTCCGGGCGGCATCGCGATCATCGGCATGTCCGGGCGCTTCCCGGGCGCACCCACCGTGGAAGCGCTTTGGGATCTCGTCAGTGACGGCCGGAATGCCTTTTCGATATTTGCGCCGGACGAAATCGAAGATTGCTTCACCGACGAAGAACGCGCCGCCGCAAATTATGTCGCTGCCCGCCCGCATCTTCCGGACGTGGACATGTTCGACGCCGAATTCTTCGGCATGTTTGCACGCGAGGCAGCACTCACCGATCCGCAGCATCGCGTCTTCCTGGAAATCTGCTGGGAAGCGCTCGAAAACGGCGGCTACGATCCGCATCGCTATCCGGGCATGATCGGCGTCTTTGCCGGCTCGTCGATGCCGACCTATCTGATCAACAACGTCCTTGGCGATCGTGCCAAGGCGGAGGAATTCGCCTCCAATTATCAGATCGGCTGTTTTCAGCAGCTCGTAGGAGCGCTCAACGACGCGCTCGCGACTCGTATTGCCTACAAGTTCGATCTGCGCGGCCCCGCCTTCACGCTGCAATCGGCCTGCTCGACCTCGCTACTTGCCGTGTCGCAGGCCTGCCAAAACCTACAGACCTATGCTTGCGACATGGCGCTCGCTGGCGGCGTGTCCATCACGCTGCCGCAAAAACGGGGGTATATCTACCAGGAAGGCGGCATGGCTTCGGCCGACGGCACCTGCCGGCCGTTCGATGCGAACGCGGATGGAACCGTCTTTGCAAGCGGCGCAGGCGTCGTACTCCTGAAGAGGCTGGAAGACGCGCGAAGGGACCGCGATCGCATCTTCGCAGTCATCCGCGGCTACGGCATCAACAATGATGGCTCCGACAAGGTCGGTTTCACCGCACCGAGCGTCCGCGGACAGGCCGAGGCGATCTCCGCCGCCCTGGCAAATGCAGGAGTGCCAGCCGCATCAATCGGATACGTCGAATGCCACGGGACAGCTACGCCCCTGGGCGATCCCATCGAGTTCGGCGGCCTGAAGGAGGCCTATCTCGACATTGCGGACGCGCGGGAGAGCTGTGCGCTCGGTTCAGTGAAGGGCAATGTCGGGCATATGGACTGTGCTGCAGGCGTATCCGGTCTCATCAAGACAGCGCTGATGCTTCATCGCGGCAAGATTCCGCCGATGCCCAACTATAGCCGCCCCAATCCTCGGCTCAATATCGAGGAGAGCCCGTTTTATATTCCCACCGAAATGACGGACTGGCCGGCACAGGGACATCCGCGCCGCGCAGGCGTCAGCGCCTTCGGCGTCGGCGGCACGAATGTCCACGTCATTCTCGAAGAAGCGATTGGCGAAGACCGCGAGGCATGCTCAGACGTCACCAAGCCGTACATCCTGCCGCTGTCGGCACGCAATCCGGCAGCCTTGTCGGCTATGCGCGCCAATCTCAGCGCTCACCTGACCGAGCGCCCGGAGATTTCGCTCGCAGACGTCGCCGCAACGCTGCAGAACGGCAGATGCGAGTTCAGCCATCGCTTTGCGATATCGGCCCGGACCGTCGAAGAGGCGCGGGATAAGCTCGGCGCGGAACGCCCTGCGGATTCCATCGCCTCGGACGCCCCTCCGGTCGCGTTCATGTTTCCGGGACAAGGCGCGCAATATGTCGGCATGGGTGCTGGACTCTATGACAGCGAACCGGAATTCGCACGCTGGATCGACAGGGGCGCCGAACTGCTGAAGCCTATGCTCGGCCTTGATCTTCGGATTTTCATCTGCCATTCCGGACCGGTGCCGGAGTCAATGGCTGACGAACAGCGCAACACGCGCATCGCTCAACCATGCCTCTATCTCGTCGAATATGCGCTGGCACGGCTGTGGATGAGCCGAGGCCTCAGGCCCTACGCGATGATCGGCCATAGCGTCGGCGAGTTCGTAGCAGCAACGCTTGCCAACGTGATTTCTTTCGAAGATGGACTCCGGCTTGTCGCCAGCCGCGGGCGTCTCATGCAAAGCCAGCCGCAAGGCGCGATGGTTTCGGTTCGCGCCGACGCGCAAACCGTCTCCGCTTACCTGAAAGGCGATGTCGAGATCGCCGCCGTCAATGCTCCGAAGCTGTCGGTTATCTCCGGCCCGTTCGCGGAGATCGACGAGGTTTGTTCAGCGCTCGAAGCTGGTGGCATTGCCTTCAGCCGCCTGCACACGTCGCATGCCTTCCATTCGCCGATGATGAACGAGGCGGCAGCCGCACTTTACGACGAGACTGCCAAGGTAACCTACGGAACCGCAACGGTTCCCTATATCTCTTGCGTGACCGGAGACTGGCAGACGGCGCAACAGGGCACTTCGCCGGATTACTGGGCAAGGCACTGCCGCGACGCCGTTCATTTCGCCGCTGGCCTCGCAAAGCTTTGCGACGGGAGGAAACCCATACTCCTGGAGGTTGGTCCAGGGCGGACGCTCTCCGTATTTGCTTCGCAGACCGTTGCACGGGACAATCTGAATACCGTGATCCAGTCTCTGCCCGAACACGATCGCGCGCCCGAAGCTGCCGATGTCTTCGCCGGCGCCCAAGGCAGATTGTGGATGGCTGGCTGCGTCCTTGAATGGCCGGAACTGCCCAACGGCGCAACGGCACACCTTGATCTGCCGGTCTACCCGTTCCAGCGCCAGCGTCACTGGATCGATGCGCCTCCATCGGCGCGCCGCAATGTAGGCTCTTACGCGCTGTCTCGCTCCGAGCTGCAAATCGTGGTCGAACCTTCGGCTGCGATCCAAATGCCGGCAACTGTCAGCGTCGCTCCAACGAACGCCCCCTCTTCCGCCGATCGTACCCCTGCGCTTGAATGCGAATTGCTGGCCACTCTCGCCGAGATGTCGGGCAATGCATTGAGGCCGGCCGACGTCGCCGCGACATTTATCGAGCTGGGCTTCGATTCCCTCTTCATCGGGCAATTCGCGCAGAGGATCGAGAAGGACTACCGGGTCAAGATTTCGTTCCGCGATCTTCTGAGCACCATTCCGTCGATCGCCAACCTGGCGAAACATCTCGATGAGAAAATGCCGGAGAAAGCGCTGGCAGCATCTCCGCCGCCTGCGGCGTATCTTCTTGCACCAGCGGCGGTTTTTGCCGCGTCGGAGATGCCTCTTGCGCCTACCCCTTCGCCGTCCGCATCGATGGGCGAAGTGCAGGCCCTCATTCAATCGCAGATTCAACTGCTCCAATCACTCTTCGCCCAGCAGCTCCAGTTGCTGCAATCCTCGGCGACCTCTCCACCGGTGGCGGTGGCAGAAAGCGCCGCAACCGTAAGCATGCCGCAGGCGGTACTATCAATTGTTCCGGCTCCAGCTGCTGCTGCCCCGTCCGAAGCGGTAGATGCGCCGGTCACGCCCGCAGAAAGGCTGGAATCCGTCCCGCTCACGGAAGCTCAGACGGAGATCTGGCTGGCAGCCCAGACCGGCGATGAAGCGTCCTGCTCCTTTAACCTGTCCATTTCGCTGACGCTGGATGGCGAGTTCGACGAAGCTGCCTTTTCAAAGGCACTGAGCCTTGTGACGGATCGTCATGATGCGCTTCGAATCCGCTTCAGTCGCGCTGGCGATTACTTCCGCTTCGCCGACGATTTCGCGCTGAAGGCGCCGCTGGTGGATTTCGCCGGCAGGCCCGACGGCGAAGCGCAGCTTCGGGAGATGCTCGACGAGGATGCAAGGACGCCCTTCGACCTCGTCGACGGCCCGCTTGCCCGCGCCTTCATCGCGCGTCTGGCAGTCGACAAGCATGTCTTCGTCTTCAGCGGACACCACATCATCTGCGACGGCTGGTCGATCAGCGTGCTTCTCGATGAGCTAGCGATGGCCTATGCGGCTTTCCGCAACGGCGAGACACCGCAATTCGAGCCGGCGCTCTCCTTTGCCACCTATGCGACGAAGCTTGCGCCCACACCCGAAAAATCCGAGAAGGACGAGCAGTTCTGGCTCGATCAGTTCAAGGAGATTCCGGAACTGCCGGAACTGCCGCTGGACCGGACGCGGCCCGAACATCGCAACTTCGCCAGTGGTACCTGCACGGGCTACATCGAGGGCGATGTCTACAAGGCGTTGAAAAAAGCTGGCGCGCAGTCCGGCGCAACGCTGTTTTCAACCTTGCTGGCGATGCTGCAGGTCGTCGTCTCCCGGCTTTCCAGGCAGGAGGACATCGTGATTGCGGTTCCTGCAGCCGGTCAGAACCTGATCGGAGAAGCGATCCTTTTCGGCCATTGCGTCAATCTCCTGCCAATCCGCCAGACCGTCGCATCACAGACGAGCTTCTGCGAGCATCTGAGGGCAACGCAGCGGCTTGTTCTGCAGGCGGTAGAGCATCAGTCCTGCACCTATGGCACGCTCGTGCGCAAACTCGGCGTAAAGCGGGATTCGCGCCGCCTGCCATTGACGGAAATTCAGTTCAATCTGGACCACACCGCAGCAGATCAGCCCTTCGGGAACCTGACGGCAAACATGGCCAACAACGTGAAGGGCTTTTCCAATTTCGACATGTTCTTTTGCGCGTTCGAAGAACAAAACGCCGTCCGCATCGATGTCGAATACAATGCGGAGGTCTTCGACCGATCGACGATCGAGCGCTGGATCCAACATTTCGCAACGCTCGCCGAAGCGCTGTCCAAGAACATCGACGTCGAGATCTCGAGGCTGCCGTTATTGAGCGACGACGAACGCGGCTGGCTGATCGACGGCTTGAACGACACGGCGGCAAACTATCCGCGAGATGAGCACGTGGTCTCCCTCTTCGCCCGCAAGGCGTCGAAGCAGCCCGATGCGATTGCAGCCGAACATGGCGGCCGCTCCATCACTTACGGCAGGCTGGAAGCCCGCTCCAATCAGTTTGCCCGATATATTCAAGAGGCGATTCCCGAGCCCGGCCAGCGCATCGCACTGCTCGTCGACCGGTCGCTAGACATGGTCGTGGCGCTGCTGGCGATCATGAAGGCCGGGCACACCTACGTGCCCATGGATCTTTCCCATCCTGAAGAGCGCCTCTGCCAGACCCTCGACGTCGCGCGCGTCGGCGGCCTGATATGCGACAGCGATGCCATGGCGTCCCTCGCCCCCGCAAACATTCCCGTTATTCGCATCGACGAGGAAGCAAAGGCGGTAGGCCGAATGACCAGCACTGCGCTTGACGCTCTGCCGCCCGATTCCGCTGCCCCTGCATATGTCATCTTTACCTCCGGCTCGACCGGGGCACCCAAGGGCGTCGAAGTGTCCCATCGGGCGCTGACGAACTTCCTCCTCTCCATGGCGAAGGAGCCCGGCTTCACCGATCGGGATACGATCCTTGCGGTGACGACGATCTCGTTCGACATCGCGGGGCTCGAGCTCTACCTGCCGCTCGTTACCGGTGGGAAGATGGTGATTGCCGACCGGCAGCAGGTGCAGGATGGCTTCGCCATTGTCGATCTCGTGGAAAAGAGCGGTGCGACCGTGCTTCAGGCGACCCCCACGCTCTGGCAGATGCTTGTCGAGGCCGGCCTCGAGGACAAACCGCACCTCAAGATGCTGTGCGGCGGAGAGCCCATGCCGAAAGAACTCGCCAAATCCCTGCTGAAAATCGGCGGCGAGCTCTGGAACATGTATGGCCCGACGGAGACGACGGTCTGGTCGTCCGTCGCGCGCATTACCGACGCGGAGGCACCGATCACCATCGGCCATCCGATTGCCAATACCCAGCTTTACATCGTCGACCGCAACAACGACATCGCGCCCATCGGCGTCACCGGCGAGCTGTGCATTGGCGGCGACGGCCTGGCGAACGGCTACTTCGACCGGCTGGATCTGACCGAGAAGGCCTTCGTTCCGATCTCCTTCGGCTCGAACCGGCCAACGCGGCTCTATCGGACCGGCGATGTCGGACGCCGTCTTGCGAACGGTTCGCTGCAACTGCTCGGACGCCGAGACCAGCAGATCAAGCTCCGTGGCTTCCGCATCGAACTCGGCGATATCGAAGCCGTCGTTTCGAAGGCTCCCGGCGTGCGCCAATGCGCGGTCGTCGCTGCGGAGAAAAAGAGTGACGGCAAATTGCTCGTTGGATACATCGTACCGGAAGCAGGCGCCGAGCCGAGCGCAGCCGAGCTCTCGGACTTCGTCACGGCGAAGCTGCCCCGCTACATGGTGCCGACCTGCTGGGTGACCGTCAGCGAACTGCCGCAGACAGGCAACGGCAAGCTCGATCGCAAGACGTTGCAGCAGCGTGGAATTCCTGCCCACAGCACCGAGGCTAAAAAAACCAAACCGCGCACTCCAATGGAAGAGCAACTAGCGGCTATTTGGCAGGACATACTCGGCAGCCAGGATATCGGCGTGGACGACAATCTCTATGCGCTTGGAGCCGACTCCCTCACGATTTTCCGCATGGCAGCGCGCATGCTGGACGCCAATCTCCCGCTGGAAGCCAAGCACCTCTTGCGCTACCCGTCTATCGCGCAATTGGCCAGGTTTGCCGAACAGCAGATCCGGCGGCGAGAGAAGCTGTCCAAACGACTGTCCTCAATGTGGTGCAGCGTCTTGAACGTTGACCAACTGCAGCCTGATGACGATTTCTTTGCCGTCGGCGGCAACTCCGTTCTCGCAGCAAAACTCCTGCAAGAAGTAGAGGCGGCCTACAAGATCGTTCCAAATCCCGAAATGATTTCCAAATTTCGGACATTCCAGGATTTCACGGCAAAAATCGCCAAGACACTGGAAGGCGTTGACACGGAGTCGTCCCTTTGGGAATTGGTGACATGCAAGACAGGCAGCAGCGATGCTGTTGTCTATACGTTCAATCATCCATTCCTGTATTACGCGCTCGCCACCGAGATCGACGACAGCATTTCCGTTCACAACCTGAACATGTTCAGCGCTGATTTGACGAGCGCACCGGCGGATATGTCGGTGGAAGATATAGCCAGACAAGCGATCGAAGCGATGAAAATTCCGGTGGGAACCCGTCGTTTGGCCTTGGTCGGTCTGTGTGTGAACGGCATTTTGGTCATGGAGATCAGCCGGCAGTTGCGCGAAAGCGGTATAGACGTACGCTGCACCGCTGCCATCGATAGCTGGTGCCCCACGTTCGTATCATCGCTGCCCAAGAGCCGCCTAATGTGGTGGCAGACGGAGCGGCGCGCGAAGCGGGTCTTGCACTTCACCAGCAAGCTGATGAAGGGGGACATTACCGCCCAGGATTACTTCAGGCACTTCAACATCTCATGGAAGCTGATGCAGCTTCTTCACGTGAAAAGTGCCGAACCTTTGGAATCAGATCGCGCCAATGCGATGGTCACAGCGTTCATGAATTCCGCAGCCGCGCATCACAATGACCCGGCGATCAGAGATTCATCAATTGTCCTGGTGCGCAGTCAGGCGCACAATAGCCGGGCACGAAAGTTGAGGTTCGGCTGGAGGAACGCCGTCGCCGAGGACACGCCAGTGCTCGACCTGGAAGGCTGGCATGAGGACTCGCTGATAGATTCCG